One Methanocalculus natronophilus DNA segment encodes these proteins:
- a CDS encoding UPF0280 family protein, translating to MIREHFEFRQTITTILADSNADIEAAKSGILKARMAVESAVSADPFLLSTFEPYDPGFDHPVIQRMVAAGSAAGVGPMAAVAGTIAWAGVEAMADAGARFGVVDNGGDIALFSDRPIRIGIYAGDLRNRAFLLPPQERISGVCTSSATVGPSISFGSADAVTVFSPDVSVADAYATALCNRLSPGDYSALSDLEGSPITGVLALFGEEMVVRGEVPDIVQAEVDTDLITRGLPAIPRLPRT from the coding sequence ATGATACGTGAACATTTTGAATTCCGCCAGACGATCACAACCATCCTGGCGGATTCGAATGCAGATATAGAGGCTGCAAAATCAGGCATACTTAAAGCCCGAATGGCGGTCGAATCGGCGGTATCCGCCGATCCTTTTCTTCTCTCCACCTTCGAGCCCTATGATCCGGGATTTGATCATCCGGTGATACAGAGGATGGTTGCTGCCGGGTCTGCAGCAGGGGTCGGGCCGATGGCTGCGGTTGCCGGGACGATTGCCTGGGCAGGGGTTGAGGCGATGGCAGACGCAGGTGCCCGGTTCGGTGTTGTCGACAACGGAGGCGATATCGCGCTTTTCTCAGATCGGCCAATCAGGATCGGGATCTATGCCGGTGATCTCCGAAACCGTGCATTTCTTCTTCCTCCACAGGAGCGGATCTCTGGTGTCTGCACGTCGTCTGCAACCGTTGGCCCATCCATATCATTTGGATCTGCAGATGCGGTGACGGTCTTCTCACCTGATGTATCAGTTGCTGATGCGTATGCGACCGCACTCTGCAACCGCCTCTCTCCAGGTGATTATTCGGCATTATCTGATCTCGAAGGCTCCCCCATCACCGGAGTGCTGGCGCTCTTTGGGGAAGAGATGGTTGTCCGGGGTGAGGTCCCAGACATTGTTCAGGCAGAGGTGGATACTGATCTGATCACGCGGGGGCTTCCTGCTATTCCCCGGCTTCCGCGTACCTGA
- a CDS encoding 4Fe-4S binding protein: protein MKLFLTIQREVVKKPLISQVILETGVMINVERAHIDSNEGWVLIDIPENERERIIERFSELGVEVKQLENAVIHDDHECVECGACISICPQEVFFFDPGYHLQIEEDRCILCGRCVPSCPHQALSIRQ, encoded by the coding sequence ATGAAACTCTTCCTGACGATCCAGCGTGAGGTTGTGAAAAAACCTCTCATCTCACAGGTGATCCTCGAGACTGGTGTCATGATCAATGTTGAGCGGGCGCATATCGATTCAAATGAAGGGTGGGTGCTTATCGATATCCCGGAGAATGAACGTGAACGGATCATAGAGAGGTTTTCGGAGCTTGGTGTCGAGGTAAAGCAACTTGAGAATGCTGTTATCCATGATGATCACGAGTGTGTCGAGTGTGGCGCCTGCATCAGCATCTGTCCCCAGGAGGTCTTCTTCTTTGATCCCGGGTATCATCTGCAGATCGAGGAGGACCGGTGCATTCTCTGTGGCAGGTGTGTCCCCTCGTGCCCGCACCAGGCCCTCTCCATCAGGCAATGA
- a CDS encoding homocysteine biosynthesis protein, with amino-acid sequence MQKSIEEINTRIRDGSAVVITAEEMPDIVSELGEEGALQKVDVVTTGTFGAMCSSGAFLNFGHSDPPIRMERVWLNDVEAYAGIAAVDAYIGATQESTTESLRYGGAHVIEDLVSGRQIEVRAISKGTDCYPRRTITTELLLDDLNQAVMVNPRNAYQRYNAAINRSERVLETYMGTLLPQSGNISYSGAGLLSPLLNDPNLSLIGSGVPIFLGGGTGVIVGEGTQSSPKTGFANLMVSGNLKNMSPDYLRAASFTGYGVSLYVGLGVALPVLNLDVVRNCAVRDEDIMVGIIDYGTPRRDRPVLRQVSYAELKSGSVLIDSEEIRTSSISSFSHARQVALELKKEVEEGRFTVALPTVSIDREKVNRPMRETRQTPRVQEIMNPHVVTITEDESVKTAARKLLKGETNHLPVIDADQKLVGIITTYDVSKSVLRDGNSLKVSEIMSKKVVVVAPDEPVDVAAQRLDQHNISALPVIDANYHVIGILNAVDLGKLISKKGWHS; translated from the coding sequence ATGCAAAAATCCATCGAAGAGATCAATACACGAATTCGCGATGGAAGTGCCGTTGTTATTACCGCCGAAGAAATGCCGGATATCGTCTCGGAACTGGGCGAGGAAGGTGCGCTTCAGAAGGTCGATGTTGTAACAACCGGTACCTTCGGCGCGATGTGCTCATCGGGAGCGTTTCTGAACTTCGGACATTCCGATCCCCCGATCAGGATGGAGCGTGTCTGGCTCAATGATGTCGAGGCGTATGCCGGGATTGCGGCTGTTGATGCATATATCGGGGCAACCCAGGAATCGACAACCGAAAGCCTCCGGTATGGTGGTGCCCATGTTATTGAGGATCTTGTCTCGGGCAGACAGATCGAGGTTCGTGCAATCTCAAAGGGAACAGATTGTTACCCACGGAGGACAATAACCACCGAACTCCTCCTTGATGATCTGAACCAGGCGGTGATGGTCAATCCGCGGAATGCATACCAGCGCTATAATGCCGCAATCAACCGCTCTGAGCGGGTGCTGGAAACCTATATGGGTACTCTCCTCCCCCAGAGCGGCAATATCTCCTATTCAGGAGCAGGTCTCCTCTCTCCGCTTCTCAATGATCCCAATCTCTCCCTCATCGGATCGGGGGTGCCGATCTTTCTTGGAGGTGGAACCGGCGTCATCGTCGGGGAAGGCACCCAGTCTTCTCCAAAGACCGGTTTTGCAAACCTGATGGTAAGCGGCAATCTCAAAAATATGAGTCCGGACTATCTCAGGGCGGCTAGCTTCACCGGATACGGTGTCAGCCTGTATGTCGGCCTTGGTGTGGCTCTCCCGGTACTGAACCTGGATGTTGTACGGAATTGTGCGGTTCGTGACGAGGATATCATGGTTGGGATAATCGATTATGGCACTCCACGGCGCGATCGGCCGGTTCTCAGGCAGGTCTCCTATGCCGAACTCAAAAGCGGCAGTGTTTTGATCGATAGCGAGGAGATCAGGACGTCATCGATATCGAGTTTCAGCCATGCCCGGCAGGTTGCTCTTGAACTGAAAAAGGAGGTTGAAGAGGGGAGATTTACCGTTGCACTCCCAACAGTTTCAATTGACCGGGAGAAGGTAAACAGGCCGATGAGGGAGACGCGGCAGACACCGAGGGTGCAGGAGATTATGAATCCTCATGTCGTCACGATCACAGAGGATGAATCTGTTAAGACTGCGGCACGAAAACTGCTCAAAGGCGAGACAAACCATCTGCCGGTGATTGATGCAGACCAGAAACTGGTTGGGATCATCACCACCTATGATGTCTCTAAGTCTGTTCTCAGGGACGGAAACTCGCTCAAAGTCTCAGAGATCATGAGTAAAAAGGTGGTTGTGGTTGCCCCGGATGAACCGGTGGATGTCGCAGCCCAGCGGCTGGACCAGCATAATATCAGTGCACTTCCGGTGATTGATGCCAATTATCACGTCATCGGGATCTTAAATGCCGTCGATCTCGGCAAGCTGATATCGAAGAAGGGGTGGCATTCATGA
- the alaS gene encoding alanine--tRNA ligase has protein sequence MLSEEYELEYFRVNGFTRRICSSCGAAFWTLDPDRELCGDAPCEPYQFIGNPVFSPHSPDEMRETFLSFFEERGHTRIERYPVAARWRDDIYLTIASIADFQPFVTGGVVPPPANPLAISQPCIRLNDLDSVGRSGRHLTCFEMMAHHTFNRDDDEIYWKEETVEYCAEFLTSIGGDLDTVTFKEHPWYGGGNAGPSVEVLIGGLEVATLVFMNLGRKQTDHDPIMIDGKDYYPMDLRIVDTGYGLERFVWASSGSPTIYDALFPDMVSQLMGSAGLENLLGNPEFTEILGKNSKYAGLIDIRGEKLVNLRHKVADSIGVSVDTLEEMIVPLEQIYALCDHTRCLAYMLGDCIIPSNVREGYLARLVLRRSLRMIGELDIEDNLSDLVLQHMEGIGFDRFEQETDIVREIIDRETEKYTQTIARGKRVVQRTAQAHIKKKEPVPLSEMITLYESHGIPTAMMRDILNKEGASFDLPDDLDSIIADMHSEADVVLEESEMTPYAERVDKLPPTKKLFYERPYEFEFDAIVIDYFDGYVILDQSLFYPEGGGQPSDTGTLVTTENVVRVDDVIIQNDRILHKIKGGVLKRGERVKGIVDEERRWSLMRHHTGTHVLLRACKDILGPHVHQAGAQKGIESARLDIRHYTHITPEEAKRIEIAANHLIMENIPIFIKVEERDRAEQKYGFDLYQGGIPPGRELRIVQMGTEVQACGGTHCRSSGEVGIIKILRIEHIQDGIERIEFSAGLAAIYAMQHLQDLVNEAADALSVQVEHLPQSVNRFFAEWKDRGKEIEELENRLAGLQLENLRGDDVHGVEVVIRQLDLPGKELIMIATGIADRNGVALFISNDNGIRVIAGSGSEAVNAGELAREVCAVLGGKGGGKPGLGQGAGKDETAIPDALQKAEEIIQSRLHG, from the coding sequence ATGCTTTCTGAAGAATACGAGCTGGAATATTTCCGAGTCAATGGTTTTACCCGAAGGATATGCAGCTCATGTGGCGCTGCCTTCTGGACACTTGATCCGGATCGGGAGTTGTGCGGGGATGCACCCTGTGAACCGTACCAGTTCATCGGTAATCCTGTATTCAGTCCGCATTCTCCAGATGAGATGAGAGAGACATTCCTCTCTTTTTTTGAAGAGCGGGGACATACACGAATCGAGCGCTATCCTGTTGCAGCCAGGTGGCGTGATGATATCTACCTGACGATTGCATCAATTGCCGACTTCCAGCCATTTGTCACCGGCGGAGTCGTCCCTCCCCCGGCAAACCCCCTTGCCATCTCCCAGCCATGCATCAGGTTAAATGATCTCGACTCAGTCGGCCGCTCCGGCCGCCACCTCACCTGTTTTGAGATGATGGCCCATCACACCTTCAACCGTGACGATGACGAGATCTACTGGAAAGAAGAGACTGTCGAGTACTGCGCTGAATTTCTGACCTCAATCGGCGGTGACCTCGACACCGTCACATTCAAGGAGCATCCCTGGTATGGCGGGGGCAATGCCGGACCGAGTGTCGAGGTGCTCATCGGGGGCCTGGAAGTTGCCACGCTCGTCTTCATGAACCTTGGCAGAAAACAAACGGATCACGATCCGATCATGATAGATGGGAAAGACTACTACCCGATGGACCTTCGGATCGTCGATACCGGGTATGGCCTTGAACGCTTCGTCTGGGCATCCAGTGGCTCCCCAACCATTTATGACGCACTCTTTCCAGACATGGTCTCCCAGCTGATGGGATCGGCTGGCCTGGAAAATCTCCTCGGCAACCCTGAATTTACTGAAATACTTGGCAAAAATTCAAAGTACGCCGGTCTCATCGATATACGGGGAGAGAAGCTCGTCAACCTGAGACATAAGGTCGCTGACTCAATCGGCGTCAGTGTCGATACACTTGAGGAGATGATCGTTCCACTCGAACAGATCTATGCACTCTGCGACCACACCCGCTGCCTTGCCTACATGCTCGGCGACTGTATCATCCCATCAAATGTCAGGGAAGGCTATCTTGCCCGTCTTGTTCTCAGGCGGAGCCTCAGGATGATTGGTGAGTTGGATATTGAGGACAATCTCTCTGATCTCGTCCTCCAGCATATGGAAGGTATCGGCTTTGACCGGTTTGAACAGGAGACAGATATTGTTCGTGAGATTATAGACCGTGAAACCGAGAAATACACCCAGACCATAGCCCGTGGAAAGCGCGTGGTGCAGAGGACAGCACAGGCCCATATCAAAAAGAAGGAACCGGTCCCCCTCTCTGAGATGATCACGCTCTATGAATCTCACGGGATACCAACGGCAATGATGCGTGATATCCTGAACAAAGAAGGAGCGTCATTTGATCTGCCTGACGATCTCGACTCGATCATTGCTGACATGCATTCGGAAGCAGATGTGGTGTTGGAAGAGTCTGAGATGACCCCATATGCCGAACGCGTTGACAAACTCCCCCCCACCAAGAAGCTCTTTTATGAACGGCCATACGAGTTTGAGTTCGACGCAATCGTCATCGACTACTTCGACGGGTATGTCATCCTCGATCAGTCGCTCTTCTACCCAGAAGGTGGAGGCCAGCCTTCTGATACCGGAACGCTCGTCACAACAGAGAATGTTGTCCGGGTGGATGATGTCATCATCCAGAATGACCGGATACTCCACAAGATCAAAGGCGGAGTCCTGAAACGCGGAGAGCGGGTTAAGGGGATCGTGGATGAGGAACGGCGCTGGTCACTGATGCGCCACCATACCGGAACACACGTCCTCCTTCGCGCATGTAAAGATATTCTTGGACCTCATGTCCACCAGGCGGGAGCCCAGAAGGGAATTGAGAGTGCGAGGCTTGATATCCGCCATTATACCCATATCACACCTGAAGAGGCAAAACGGATTGAGATTGCCGCTAATCACCTGATCATGGAGAACATCCCGATATTTATCAAGGTGGAGGAGAGAGACCGGGCCGAGCAGAAATACGGGTTTGACCTCTACCAGGGCGGGATCCCCCCCGGCAGAGAGCTTCGGATCGTCCAGATGGGCACTGAAGTCCAGGCATGCGGGGGAACACACTGCCGGAGCAGTGGCGAGGTCGGGATCATCAAGATACTCAGAATCGAGCATATCCAGGACGGGATAGAGCGGATCGAATTCTCTGCAGGACTCGCCGCAATCTATGCGATGCAGCACCTGCAGGATCTCGTCAATGAAGCAGCAGATGCCCTCTCTGTCCAGGTTGAGCACCTTCCGCAGTCGGTAAACAGGTTCTTTGCTGAATGGAAGGACCGTGGAAAGGAGATCGAGGAGCTTGAGAACCGCCTTGCTGGCCTTCAGCTCGAAAACCTCAGGGGAGATGACGTTCACGGTGTCGAAGTGGTTATCCGCCAGCTGGATCTCCCTGGAAAAGAACTGATTATGATTGCAACCGGTATCGCTGATCGAAATGGCGTTGCATTATTCATATCAAATGACAATGGCATACGTGTCATTGCAGGATCCGGATCAGAGGCTGTCAATGCCGGAGAGCTTGCACGGGAAGTCTGCGCCGTCCTTGGCGGCAAGGGCGGCGGGAAACCAGGTCTTGGCCAGGGCGCAGGCAAAGACGAGACTGCCATCCCTGATGCACTACAAAAAGCAGAAGAGATAATTCAATCCAGACTCCATGGCTGA
- a CDS encoding ArsR/SmtB family transcription factor, whose amino-acid sequence MADDIVFLEPGDEQAQKIARAMGSPTACDLLRGLAGGPKSTTALAGDLQIPLTTAKYHLGNLLDAGVIEVVDTRWSAKGREVKLYGMKNQVYVVAPARQSAIGMMKKYAATLGLFIAGTAVLSLYLPMLQPHYAYADDLVVLGAPPDAMPAVERAVDTAAPLPPFVHEFVIAFFLGGCLVLAALILYEAVIWYRYEKP is encoded by the coding sequence ATGGCTGACGATATAGTATTCCTTGAACCAGGCGACGAACAGGCCCAGAAGATCGCACGTGCAATGGGAAGCCCGACTGCCTGCGATCTCCTCAGGGGTCTTGCCGGGGGGCCGAAGAGCACAACAGCACTGGCTGGAGACCTGCAGATTCCCCTCACGACCGCAAAGTACCATCTTGGCAACCTGCTTGATGCCGGAGTCATCGAGGTCGTTGATACACGATGGAGTGCAAAAGGACGGGAAGTCAAGCTCTACGGGATGAAGAACCAGGTCTACGTCGTTGCCCCGGCAAGACAGAGCGCAATTGGCATGATGAAGAAGTATGCGGCCACGCTTGGTCTCTTCATAGCAGGAACAGCAGTCCTCTCACTCTATCTCCCAATGCTTCAGCCACACTATGCGTATGCAGATGACCTCGTTGTCCTTGGGGCGCCGCCGGACGCAATGCCCGCAGTTGAACGGGCGGTGGATACTGCTGCACCACTCCCCCCGTTTGTGCATGAGTTTGTCATTGCCTTCTTCCTTGGCGGCTGCCTCGTCCTTGCGGCACTGATCCTCTATGAGGCCGTCATCTGGTACCGGTACGAGAAGCCGTGA
- a CDS encoding SWIM zinc finger family protein codes for MIDPFVLLQNEGCLSDAAQQSLIHAYQERGEKAIRAAERGNVKKYRDFWVVVGRTAEYIVENGFCTCDDFLYRGGICWHSLAVRIASICDLYEEYDLWYSETRSRTIEIEKT; via the coding sequence ATGATTGACCCATTTGTTCTTCTGCAAAACGAGGGATGCCTCTCGGATGCCGCACAACAATCCCTCATTCACGCCTACCAGGAACGCGGCGAAAAAGCGATCCGCGCAGCAGAGCGGGGCAATGTCAAGAAATACCGTGATTTCTGGGTAGTTGTCGGGAGAACTGCCGAATATATCGTTGAGAACGGCTTCTGTACATGTGACGATTTCCTCTATCGCGGCGGCATCTGCTGGCACAGCCTGGCGGTCCGGATCGCCAGCATCTGCGATCTCTATGAGGAATACGATCTCTGGTACTCCGAAACCAGAAGCAGAACGATCGAGATCGAAAAAACGTAA
- a CDS encoding Nif3-like dinuclear metal center hexameric protein → MNISAFLSLMEEIAPTERAEEFDSDKIGLVVEGKEEINQICAALDPTQNVIEAAAALQADMLVVHHTPLFTPVTRITGQTARILRTLLSNEMNLFVMHTNFDHADGGINDALADLIGLSNRSRMSLGIVGDCGLNLKEILEKLGCGLRIYGTIEKTSRIAVVGGSGFRPELMQEALDLGADVLISSEMKHSNARIAPLPCIEATHYSLESPGIKDISRRMGWTYIDDPPESCIFI, encoded by the coding sequence ATGAATATCTCGGCATTTCTAAGCCTTATGGAGGAGATAGCCCCTACTGAGCGTGCCGAAGAGTTTGATTCCGACAAGATCGGGCTCGTTGTCGAGGGAAAAGAAGAGATCAACCAGATATGCGCCGCACTTGATCCCACACAAAATGTCATAGAAGCAGCTGCCGCTCTTCAGGCAGATATGCTTGTCGTGCATCACACCCCTCTCTTCACACCGGTGACCAGGATTACCGGACAAACAGCGCGCATACTCCGGACATTGCTCAGCAACGAGATGAATCTCTTTGTCATGCATACAAACTTCGACCATGCAGACGGGGGGATCAATGATGCGCTGGCGGATCTGATCGGCCTTTCGAACAGATCGCGGATGAGCCTGGGCATCGTTGGCGACTGCGGGCTGAACCTGAAGGAGATACTCGAGAAACTCGGCTGCGGGCTCAGGATCTATGGCACAATTGAGAAGACCAGCCGTATCGCCGTCGTCGGGGGATCGGGTTTTAGACCTGAGCTCATGCAGGAAGCACTGGATCTTGGAGCAGATGTTTTGATATCCTCTGAGATGAAACACAGCAACGCCCGGATCGCCCCCCTTCCCTGCATTGAGGCGACACACTACAGCCTTGAATCTCCAGGCATAAAGGATATTTCCCGGAGGATGGGCTGGACCTACATCGATGACCCCCCCGAAAGCTGCATCTTCATATGA
- a CDS encoding phosphoadenosine phosphosulfate reductase family protein gives MKSLFAGVNPLHWCDSCHVPVLGRRCGCGGSARQVEITPPGDVRPAFPQDIGLINSIFEEAFGTPLIPPGHLALLNKVPDTDRMEEIILGGAVVGAIRYLPEERRWEALPRIHSALHAPPQRGYVVVSDDAASFISSGSSVLAPGVVRVDPDIRKGDEVFVLTPDGACIGVGRAKMSGDEARAATRGQVVRLRKNSPQTYLPGAATWEDAVSANAGILSSIEGESIRFIQECVSAENLPLTVSYSGGKDSLATLLVTHKAVGPVPLLFADTGLEFPETVENVQTVAEAYGLPVYMAYGEDGFWEGFSRHGPPAVDLRWCCKACKLTPVRDTIEQEWGRCISAIGQRKYESARRRRSRRVWQNPNVPNQLSIAPIQHWNALHVWLYIFRENAPYNRLYELGLDRIGCYMCPSTDRAHFQMIESRYPQLWEKWRSAVTAFAKRSGRSEDWFESGAWRIHKEQIDDEDSHY, from the coding sequence ATGAAATCCCTCTTTGCAGGTGTAAATCCCCTTCACTGGTGTGATTCCTGCCATGTACCGGTGCTTGGAAGACGCTGCGGCTGCGGTGGATCTGCCCGGCAGGTGGAGATCACGCCACCTGGAGATGTCCGGCCCGCCTTTCCTCAGGATATCGGGCTGATCAACAGTATATTTGAGGAGGCGTTTGGCACACCCCTTATTCCACCAGGCCATCTTGCGCTCCTGAACAAGGTCCCGGATACTGACCGGATGGAAGAGATAATCCTTGGTGGAGCGGTTGTCGGGGCGATCCGCTATCTTCCCGAAGAGAGGCGCTGGGAGGCGCTGCCCCGGATACACTCAGCTCTTCATGCCCCCCCACAGCGGGGGTATGTTGTTGTCAGTGACGATGCAGCGTCTTTTATAAGCTCCGGATCCAGTGTCCTTGCTCCGGGAGTGGTCAGGGTAGATCCCGATATCCGGAAGGGCGACGAGGTCTTTGTCCTGACTCCTGATGGTGCCTGTATCGGTGTTGGGCGTGCAAAGATGAGTGGCGATGAGGCGCGTGCAGCCACCCGCGGCCAGGTTGTCCGCCTCCGGAAGAACAGCCCGCAGACATATCTTCCTGGTGCTGCCACCTGGGAGGATGCGGTTTCTGCAAATGCCGGGATCCTCTCATCAATTGAGGGTGAATCCATCAGGTTCATCCAGGAGTGTGTGAGCGCAGAAAACCTCCCCCTCACGGTCTCCTATTCCGGGGGAAAAGACAGCCTGGCCACCCTGCTGGTGACACACAAAGCAGTCGGCCCTGTCCCCCTCCTTTTTGCTGATACGGGCCTTGAGTTTCCAGAGACAGTTGAGAATGTGCAGACTGTTGCTGAAGCCTATGGCCTCCCGGTCTATATGGCATATGGAGAAGACGGGTTCTGGGAGGGTTTTTCAAGGCACGGTCCCCCTGCAGTTGATCTCCGGTGGTGCTGCAAGGCATGCAAACTGACACCTGTCCGCGACACTATTGAGCAGGAATGGGGCAGATGCATCTCGGCAATCGGCCAGCGGAAATACGAGTCTGCCAGGCGCCGGAGGAGCAGGCGTGTCTGGCAGAATCCAAATGTCCCAAACCAGCTCTCGATTGCGCCCATCCAGCACTGGAACGCCCTGCATGTATGGCTCTATATTTTCAGGGAGAACGCTCCCTATAACAGGTTATATGAGCTTGGACTGGATCGGATTGGCTGTTACATGTGTCCGTCTACTGATCGTGCACATTTCCAGATGATCGAGAGCCGGTATCCACAACTCTGGGAAAAGTGGCGATCGGCTGTAACTGCATTTGCAAAACGATCCGGGAGATCAGAAGACTGGTTTGAGAGTGGAGCATGGAGAATCCATAAGGAACAGATCGATGACGAAGATAGCCATTATTGA
- the hisH gene encoding imidazole glycerol phosphate synthase subunit HisH — translation MTKIAIIDYGLGNLRSVYRGVERAGARSVITHDPEEISAADSIILPGVGAFSEGMGRLSPVAQTILSLADNRPLLGICLGMQMLMETSEEHGDHAGLSLVPGRVLRFQPAPGIKIPHMGWNRVYLAAEDDPLFEGIEDGSYFYFVHSYYVDCPPAYRLCETEYSIRYASAVKNKRIYGVQFHPEKSSETGLLLLQNFIEMA, via the coding sequence ATGACGAAGATAGCCATTATTGATTACGGGCTTGGAAATCTCAGGTCCGTATACCGGGGAGTCGAGCGTGCGGGTGCGCGATCCGTAATCACGCATGACCCGGAGGAGATCAGCGCAGCCGATTCAATCATCCTTCCAGGCGTGGGTGCGTTTTCTGAGGGGATGGGCAGGCTCTCGCCGGTTGCGCAGACCATCCTCTCACTGGCAGATAACCGTCCCCTCCTTGGGATCTGCCTTGGGATGCAGATGCTGATGGAGACGAGTGAGGAGCATGGCGATCATGCGGGACTCTCTCTTGTTCCCGGGCGGGTGCTGCGGTTTCAGCCGGCCCCGGGAATCAAAATCCCGCATATGGGTTGGAACAGAGTCTATCTGGCTGCAGAGGACGACCCCCTCTTTGAGGGTATAGAGGATGGCAGCTACTTCTATTTTGTCCATTCATACTATGTCGACTGTCCACCGGCATACCGGCTCTGCGAGACTGAGTACTCGATCCGGTATGCATCTGCTGTGAAAAACAAACGTATCTACGGGGTGCAGTTCCACCCTGAGAAGAGCAGCGAAACAGGGCTGCTGCTCCTGCAGAACTTTATTGAGATGGCGTGA